A stretch of Desulfovibrio desulfuricans DSM 642 DNA encodes these proteins:
- the mntA gene encoding type VII toxin-antitoxin system MntA family adenylyltransferase antitoxin, whose product MTTALTQQIAEALAPHPEIQLAFVFGSAARDALRPDSDVDVAVLAASHLSPEVRLELMAELSLAVKREVDLVDLSTAWGLILRQVLTTGTLALKRSDTAHAMLLKRMLFDQADMEPLRQRIIEKSLERGF is encoded by the coding sequence ATGACAACCGCCCTCACCCAACAAATAGCAGAAGCGCTTGCGCCCCATCCTGAAATCCAGCTGGCGTTCGTGTTTGGCTCCGCAGCCCGTGACGCGCTGCGGCCCGACAGCGATGTGGACGTGGCCGTACTTGCGGCATCCCACCTCTCGCCCGAGGTGCGGCTTGAACTCATGGCAGAACTCAGCCTTGCTGTGAAGCGCGAGGTTGACCTTGTTGATCTTTCTACGGCCTGGGGGCTGATTTTACGTCAGGTGCTGACCACAGGCACACTGGCCCTCAAACGTTCAGACACCGCCCATGCCATGCTGCTCAAGCGCATGCTTTTTGATCAGGCGGACATGGAACCGCTGCGCCAAAGAATCATTGAAAAAAGTCTGGAACGGGGGTTCTGA
- a CDS encoding HU family DNA-binding protein — protein MTKAELVEKIHAKAGLPTKAKAEEALDAVVASLREALASGESVTFTGFGSFKVVERAARKGRNPRTGKEITIPASKVAKFTPGKGLKDAIK, from the coding sequence ATGACCAAAGCTGAGCTCGTAGAAAAGATCCATGCCAAAGCCGGCCTGCCCACCAAGGCCAAAGCCGAAGAAGCTCTTGACGCCGTGGTGGCCTCGCTGCGCGAAGCCCTGGCCTCTGGCGAATCCGTGACCTTCACCGGTTTCGGCAGCTTCAAGGTAGTTGAGCGCGCCGCCCGCAAGGGTCGCAACCCCCGCACCGGCAAGGAAATCACCATTCCTGCCAGCAAGGTTGCCAAGTTCACGCCCGGCAAGGGCCTGAAAGACGCCATTAAGTAA
- the murI gene encoding glutamate racemase, translated as MNDSSRLPIGLFDSGMGGLTVFKALAECLPGEDLLYLGDTARLPYGTKGRDTITRYTLKAAQKLVDLGVKMLVIACNTATSAALSAVREQFAPLPVMGVVDPGAQAAAAASANGHIVVVATEATISGGAYQKAIARIRPDAVVTGRACTLFVPLAEEGWMNGPIVEGVARRYLADIFPFEGAAPAGNLEPDTLLLGCTHFPLLQEALQNVVGPQVRIVDSAATTALCVADELRATNLLQPADSGAHYRFLTTDNAARFARTGSLFLGRNLSDDEVCLVDL; from the coding sequence ATGAATGATTCTTCCCGGTTGCCCATTGGCCTGTTTGATTCCGGCATGGGCGGCCTCACGGTTTTCAAGGCTCTGGCAGAATGTCTGCCCGGCGAAGATCTGCTCTACCTTGGCGACACCGCCCGCCTGCCCTACGGCACCAAGGGGCGCGACACTATAACGCGCTATACGCTCAAGGCCGCCCAAAAGCTGGTGGACCTGGGCGTTAAAATGCTCGTTATTGCCTGCAATACGGCTACCTCTGCGGCGCTTTCCGCAGTGCGGGAGCAGTTTGCCCCGCTGCCGGTCATGGGCGTGGTGGATCCCGGCGCGCAGGCGGCCGCCGCAGCCAGCGCCAACGGTCATATAGTTGTAGTGGCGACAGAGGCCACCATCTCCGGCGGCGCATACCAGAAGGCCATTGCCCGCATCCGGCCTGACGCCGTTGTGACCGGGCGCGCCTGCACCCTGTTTGTACCCCTTGCCGAAGAAGGCTGGATGAACGGCCCCATTGTGGAAGGCGTTGCAAGGCGCTATCTGGCCGACATTTTTCCATTTGAGGGAGCCGCCCCCGCAGGAAATCTGGAACCCGATACCCTGCTGCTTGGCTGCACGCATTTTCCACTGTTGCAGGAAGCACTGCAAAACGTGGTGGGGCCGCAGGTTCGCATAGTGGATTCTGCCGCCACCACGGCACTGTGCGTGGCTGACGAGCTGCGGGCCACCAACCTGCTGCAGCCTGCGGATAGCGGCGCGCACTACCGCTTTTTGACCACAGATAATGCCGCCCGCTTTGCCCGGACAGGCAGCCTTTTTCTGGGCCGCAACCTCAGCGATGACGAAGTTTGCCTGGTCGATCTATAA
- a CDS encoding sulfite exporter TauE/SafE family protein encodes MYFPTAGIECNPFVPFAVALGISFFTSMGGISGAFLLLPFQMSVLGYTNPSVSATNQFFNVLACPSGVWRYWHEGRLVWPLAFTIALGTLPGVFIGAIVRINLLPNPQSFKIFAGLVLLYIGGRMAMTTWQGRASLWARKEKKENMPTCEDKNGRLMCCHVLYWNMKEVAFVFQETKYVVATRALVLLSLVVGLVGGIYGIGGGAIMAPFLVSFFGLPVYVVAGSTLFATFVTSVAGVSFYALLAPFYPDMAVAPDWRMGVLVGLGGMCGMYAGARCQKFVPSLALKALLTAVLLFTAVRYLGQGF; translated from the coding sequence ATGTATTTTCCCACTGCAGGCATTGAGTGCAACCCTTTTGTTCCTTTTGCGGTGGCTCTTGGCATCTCTTTTTTCACATCCATGGGCGGCATCTCGGGCGCTTTTTTGCTGCTGCCGTTCCAGATGAGCGTTCTGGGCTATACCAACCCCAGCGTCAGCGCCACCAACCAGTTTTTTAACGTGCTGGCCTGTCCCTCGGGCGTATGGCGCTACTGGCACGAGGGGCGGCTTGTGTGGCCGCTGGCCTTTACCATTGCCCTCGGCACATTGCCGGGCGTGTTTATAGGGGCCATCGTGCGCATCAATCTGCTGCCCAACCCCCAGAGCTTTAAAATTTTTGCGGGCCTTGTGCTGCTGTACATTGGCGGGCGCATGGCCATGACCACATGGCAAGGCAGGGCCTCGCTGTGGGCGCGCAAGGAAAAGAAAGAGAACATGCCCACCTGCGAGGACAAAAACGGCAGGCTCATGTGCTGCCACGTTCTTTACTGGAATATGAAGGAAGTGGCCTTTGTGTTTCAGGAAACCAAGTATGTTGTCGCCACCCGCGCACTTGTGCTGCTGAGCCTTGTGGTGGGGCTTGTGGGCGGCATCTACGGCATCGGCGGCGGTGCCATTATGGCGCCGTTTCTGGTTTCGTTTTTCGGGCTGCCTGTCTATGTTGTTGCAGGCTCCACGCTCTTTGCCACCTTTGTAACATCCGTGGCGGGCGTGTCGTTTTACGCCCTGCTCGCGCCCTTTTACCCGGATATGGCCGTTGCGCCCGACTGGCGTATGGGCGTTCTGGTGGGCCTTGGCGGCATGTGCGGCATGTATGCCGGGGCGCGTTGCCAGAAGTTTGTGCCTTCCCTTGCCTTGAAGGCCCTTTTGACCGCAGTTTTGCTCTTTACAGCCGTGCGCTATTTGGGCCAAGGTTTCTAG
- the hisH gene encoding imidazole glycerol phosphate synthase subunit HisH, with product MLAILDYKAGNQTSVRRALEHLGIPCAITADPATLERAHGIIFPGVGAAGQAMRALHPTGLDVLLRECVKRGQPLLGICLGCQILLDRSEENDTTTLGIVPGLCRRFEDNMREEDGTPAPIPHMGWNSLKATAPCPLLAGVAPTAEFYFVHGYYVEPDPTFVIATTTYGKEFCSVYGRDGLWATQFHPEKSGRPGLTILRNFYDYCEARHAQ from the coding sequence ATGCTGGCCATTCTGGACTACAAGGCAGGCAATCAGACGAGCGTGCGCCGCGCCCTTGAACATTTGGGTATACCTTGCGCCATCACGGCGGACCCCGCAACACTGGAACGCGCCCACGGCATCATTTTCCCCGGTGTGGGCGCTGCCGGGCAGGCCATGCGCGCCCTGCACCCCACGGGTCTTGACGTGCTGTTGCGCGAGTGCGTCAAGCGCGGCCAGCCCCTGCTGGGTATCTGTCTGGGCTGCCAGATTCTGCTTGACCGCAGTGAAGAAAACGACACCACAACCCTTGGCATTGTGCCGGGCCTGTGCCGTCGTTTTGAAGACAACATGCGCGAAGAGGACGGCACGCCCGCGCCCATCCCGCATATGGGCTGGAACAGCCTGAAGGCGACCGCCCCCTGCCCTCTGCTCGCGGGCGTTGCCCCCACGGCGGAATTCTATTTCGTACACGGCTATTATGTGGAGCCGGACCCCACCTTTGTGATCGCCACCACCACCTACGGCAAGGAATTCTGCTCCGTATACGGGCGCGACGGCCTGTGGGCCACACAGTTCCACCCCGAAAAAAGCGGGCGTCCGGGGCTGACAATTCTGCGCAACTTCTACGACTACTGCGAGGCGCGTCATGCTCAGTAA
- the hisF gene encoding imidazole glycerol phosphate synthase subunit HisF: MLSKRVIPCLDVRNGRLTKGVKFVGNEDIGDPVETARRYYEEGADEIVFYDITASAEARGIFIDVVEHVAEQIFIPFSVGGGISSVADMRAVLLAGAEKVSVNSAAVKDPHIISDGADAFGSQAIVVGMDVLAVPVSAEIPSGYEIVIHGGRKRMGLDAIAWARRCQKLGAGELCVNSIDADGTKDGYELKLTRAIVDAVSIPVIASGGAGEPRHMLEAVTEGGASAALIASIVHYGQYSIRQCKEYMAGHGAKVRMTW, translated from the coding sequence ATGCTCAGTAAGCGAGTGATTCCCTGCCTGGATGTGCGCAACGGCCGACTGACCAAGGGCGTCAAATTCGTGGGCAACGAAGACATCGGCGATCCGGTTGAAACCGCGCGGCGGTACTATGAGGAAGGCGCGGACGAAATCGTGTTTTACGACATCACGGCCTCTGCCGAGGCGCGCGGTATCTTTATTGATGTGGTGGAGCACGTGGCGGAGCAGATTTTCATTCCCTTTTCTGTTGGCGGCGGCATTTCAAGCGTGGCAGACATGCGCGCCGTGCTGCTGGCCGGGGCGGAAAAGGTTTCGGTCAATTCGGCTGCGGTCAAGGATCCGCACATCATCAGCGATGGCGCGGATGCTTTCGGTTCCCAGGCTATCGTGGTGGGCATGGACGTGCTGGCTGTTCCGGTAAGCGCAGAAATCCCCTCGGGCTATGAAATCGTCATCCACGGCGGCCGCAAGCGCATGGGGCTGGATGCCATTGCCTGGGCGCGCCGCTGTCAGAAGCTGGGCGCTGGCGAACTCTGCGTCAATTCCATTGATGCGGACGGCACCAAGGACGGTTACGAACTCAAGCTGACCCGCGCCATAGTCGATGCCGTGTCCATACCCGTGATTGCTTCCGGCGGTGCGGGCGAGCCTCGCCACATGCTCGAGGCAGTTACCGAAGGCGGGGCCTCTGCTGCGCTGATCGCGTCCATTGTTCACTACGGGCAGTATTCCATCCGGCAGTGCAAGGAATATATGGCCGGGCACGGGGCCAAGGTGCGTATGACCTGGTAG
- a CDS encoding PP-loop family protein, with protein sequence MSKNLFRADQVPAALAAVLRDLPRLAVAFSGGLDSRFLCHAALLCGCDVLAVHVYGPHIPPQESAGAAAWARERGLRLHTARFDPLALAGVETNSPQRCYGCKTGLVALLRGELAPMAEAHDHVLCDGTNADDLQAYRPGLRALEEGRVRSPLAEAGLTKALVREAARATGLDRPWQCARPCLLTRLAYGMRPEAGTLARLAAAEADLAALGATASAQGESQHVVLEEDSVSALGDFRLRLTPEPVLQAEKLPEKLLPELRNILIRHSFWPCGLEAGDNISGFYDAGDSAGRH encoded by the coding sequence ATGAGTAAAAATCTTTTCCGCGCGGATCAGGTTCCAGCTGCGCTTGCCGCTGTGCTGCGCGATCTGCCCCGCCTGGCGGTGGCTTTTTCCGGCGGGCTGGACAGCCGTTTTTTATGCCACGCGGCCCTGTTGTGCGGTTGCGACGTACTGGCCGTGCATGTTTACGGCCCGCACATTCCACCGCAGGAAAGCGCCGGTGCTGCCGCCTGGGCGCGTGAGCGCGGCCTGCGCCTGCATACGGCGCGGTTCGATCCTCTTGCCCTGGCGGGGGTGGAGACCAACAGCCCCCAACGCTGCTACGGCTGCAAGACGGGGCTGGTGGCTCTGCTGCGCGGCGAGCTTGCCCCCATGGCGGAAGCTCATGACCACGTGCTCTGCGATGGCACCAATGCGGATGATTTGCAGGCCTACAGACCGGGCTTGCGCGCGCTTGAAGAAGGCCGCGTGCGTTCCCCCCTGGCCGAAGCCGGGCTGACCAAGGCGCTAGTGCGCGAGGCCGCCCGCGCCACTGGGCTGGACAGGCCGTGGCAGTGCGCACGGCCTTGCCTGCTGACGCGGCTGGCCTACGGCATGCGGCCCGAGGCCGGCACTCTGGCGCGTCTGGCGGCGGCGGAGGCCGATCTTGCGGCTTTGGGTGCAACCGCCTCTGCGCAAGGGGAGTCGCAACATGTTGTGCTGGAGGAGGACAGCGTGAGCGCGCTGGGGGATTTTCGTCTGCGGCTCACGCCGGAGCCTGTGTTGCAGGCTGAAAAACTGCCGGAAAAACTGCTCCCGGAATTGCGGAACATCCTGATCCGTCATAGTTTCTGGCCGTGCGGGCTGGAGGCTGGCGACAATATCAGCGGCTTTTACGATGCGGGCGACAGCGCCGGAAGGCACTAG
- a CDS encoding FmdB family zinc ribbon protein — protein sequence MPIYEYQCPKCQHTFEEWVKASESHGQEPCPKCGEPSPRIMSHTSFVLKGGGWYVSDYGYRKGVKEEGGSTASSSDTSGGSSAPASGGTAGEKASASASDSGNSAAKAASAPTPTTGSAASAPTKAASSAS from the coding sequence ATGCCTATCTACGAATATCAGTGCCCCAAGTGTCAGCATACGTTTGAGGAATGGGTCAAGGCATCGGAATCCCACGGGCAGGAACCCTGCCCCAAGTGCGGTGAGCCTTCGCCCCGCATCATGTCGCACACATCGTTCGTCCTCAAGGGCGGCGGCTGGTATGTGAGCGACTACGGCTACCGCAAGGGCGTCAAGGAAGAAGGCGGCTCAACTGCCTCCTCCTCCGACACATCCGGCGGTTCCTCCGCCCCCGCTTCCGGCGGTACGGCAGGCGAAAAAGCCTCTGCATCTGCATCCGATTCTGGAAACAGCGCCGCCAAGGCGGCCTCCGCCCCTACGCCAACCACAGGGTCCGCAGCGTCGGCACCCACCAAAGCCGCCAGCTCGGCTTCATGA
- the purB gene encoding adenylosuccinate lyase, with the protein MIDRYTRQEMGRIWTLENRYQAWLDVEVAVCRAWSDMGRIPAAAVENIQAKASIDVDRILAIEEVTRHDVIAFLTSLEEKVGAEDARYIHLGCTSSDIVDTANALLLMQAGRLILKDIRALLTAIESLARRHKGVLCMGRTHGIHAEPTSFGLKMAGFYAEFERHLARVEAGIESVRVGKISGAVGTYAFLSPELEQRALSYLELEVDQHSTQIIQRDRYAHFFTSLAVLAGGVERLCVELRHLQRTEVLEVEEGFAKGQKGSSAMPHKKNPISAENMSGLSRLLRTNALASLENQALWHERDISHSSVERVIMPDSTILADYVLSRLTKLLEGLVVKPERMRENMERSYGLYFSQRVLTALIATGLPRQQAYEAVQRLAMQSWESRMPFPDLVRNDADMSGRLGAAALAELFDPSYYLQHEDEIFARVFKNAAANKA; encoded by the coding sequence ATGATTGATCGCTACACCCGTCAGGAAATGGGCCGTATCTGGACCCTTGAAAACCGCTATCAGGCATGGCTTGATGTGGAAGTTGCCGTTTGCCGGGCCTGGAGCGACATGGGCCGCATCCCAGCCGCCGCGGTGGAAAATATTCAGGCCAAGGCTTCCATTGATGTGGATCGCATTCTGGCTATTGAAGAAGTGACCCGCCACGACGTCATCGCCTTTTTGACCTCGCTTGAAGAAAAGGTTGGCGCGGAAGACGCGCGCTACATCCACCTGGGCTGTACCTCCTCCGATATCGTGGATACAGCCAACGCCCTTCTGCTCATGCAGGCCGGGCGCCTGATCCTCAAGGACATCCGCGCGCTCCTGACCGCCATTGAAAGTCTGGCTCGCCGCCACAAGGGTGTGCTGTGCATGGGCCGCACGCACGGCATCCACGCGGAACCCACCAGCTTTGGGCTCAAAATGGCCGGATTCTACGCCGAGTTTGAGCGGCACCTTGCCCGGGTTGAAGCCGGGATTGAAAGCGTGCGCGTGGGCAAAATCTCTGGTGCTGTGGGCACCTATGCATTTTTGTCGCCCGAGCTTGAGCAGCGCGCTCTGAGCTATCTTGAACTTGAGGTTGATCAGCACTCCACCCAGATCATTCAGCGCGACCGTTACGCCCACTTCTTCACCTCGCTGGCCGTGCTGGCTGGCGGCGTGGAGCGCCTGTGCGTTGAATTGCGCCACCTGCAACGCACGGAAGTGCTTGAGGTGGAAGAAGGCTTTGCCAAGGGGCAGAAGGGTTCGTCGGCCATGCCGCACAAAAAGAACCCCATTTCGGCAGAAAACATGAGCGGTCTTTCGCGCCTTTTGCGCACTAACGCCCTTGCCTCGCTGGAAAATCAGGCCCTGTGGCACGAGCGCGACATCAGCCATTCTTCAGTGGAGCGGGTCATTATGCCCGATTCCACCATCCTGGCCGATTATGTGCTGAGCCGCCTCACCAAGCTGCTTGAAGGGCTGGTGGTCAAGCCCGAGCGCATGCGTGAAAATATGGAACGTTCTTACGGCCTGTATTTTTCGCAGCGTGTGCTGACGGCCCTTATTGCCACCGGGCTTCCGCGTCAGCAGGCTTATGAAGCCGTGCAGCGCCTTGCCATGCAGAGCTGGGAAAGCCGCATGCCCTTCCCCGATCTGGTGCGCAACGATGCCGACATGAGCGGGCGGCTGGGCGCAGCTGCGCTGGCCGAGCTTTTTGATCCTTCGTACTACCTGCAGCACGAAGACGAAATTTTTGCCCGGGTGTTCAAGAACGCTGCGGCCAACAAGGCGTAA
- the pyrE gene encoding orotate phosphoribosyltransferase → MQTLSSEELLALKRRLARLLVEKSYREGDFVLASGRRSDYYFDCRVTALHAEGSWLIGILFNHMLREMDIKGVGGMTMGADPLVAATTVISHEQGRPLNGLLVRKEAKGHGTGQFVEGLGNFCAGDRVAMLEDVVTTGGSLLKACDRIADAGLSIVAVCAILDREEGGREKLREAGYDLLALFTRAELVDLAR, encoded by the coding sequence ATGCAAACCCTTTCTTCTGAAGAACTGCTGGCTCTCAAGCGCCGCCTTGCCCGCCTGCTGGTAGAAAAATCATACCGCGAGGGAGATTTTGTGCTGGCATCAGGCCGCAGAAGCGATTATTATTTTGATTGCCGCGTCACGGCGCTCCACGCCGAAGGATCGTGGCTTATAGGAATTCTCTTCAACCACATGCTCCGCGAGATGGACATCAAGGGTGTGGGCGGCATGACCATGGGTGCTGACCCGCTGGTTGCAGCCACCACTGTCATCTCGCACGAACAGGGCAGGCCGTTGAACGGCCTTTTGGTCCGCAAGGAAGCCAAGGGGCACGGCACAGGGCAGTTTGTTGAAGGGCTGGGCAATTTCTGCGCGGGCGACCGCGTAGCCATGCTTGAAGACGTTGTTACCACCGGCGGTTCTCTGCTGAAGGCCTGCGATCGTATTGCTGATGCTGGCCTGTCCATTGTGGCGGTTTGCGCCATCCTGGATCGGGAGGAAGGTGGCCGGGAAAAGCTCCGTGAGGCGGGATATGACCTGCTTGCGCTCTTTACCCGTGCGGAATTGGTGGACCTTGCGCGTTAA
- a CDS encoding L,D-transpeptidase family protein, whose translation MRVKVPTDPRALPQVALSQCLMGSAASSIVRPMVSCLANCLVRCMALGLLMAFGIGCPLAAPHLAQAEEWQASLYNEGLPTHLVAVDKKRQTFMFFEKKSPLKLKYTFPCTTGQLPGDKQALNDLRTPEGIYFVEYKIASGLDFKEYGGIAYTLNYPNPVDRLRGKTGHGIWIHSKGFGIEPLSTRGCVAIGLKEIDEVGPQLTPGTAVVLAEKMDETAQPRPDSSTANELRRLMQNWSNAWASRSVKMFDYYNPDAYSKAMTENFTAFRQNKERLFKSLRFIKIFNRKINVLEGPGYWVTWSEQLYTASNLSTEGVRRLYWQRGNDQKFRIVGMEWTPRDLGMRADFQKGQLVAEAPLQQVSDASSEAPQRPRLDMPEAAPEKAEATTLAAPQPSQDKTVTAKAGQGDKLMAANDPLVPRRSNATPPAEVNWGARPAMEEAARSEAESAPKGAPAKPADQAAKPAVVQQAVNLPAPTSVQAPIAAPAQANAPVAAAAQQLTLTPEVRAALEKAVQAWNADFAARSTNIASLYDQAKYNREAGTPRGYSYNSTMREFDRRFAVPWLRLISRKPKFEIQGSLAVSHCEQLVVAPNGMEQGVRSFWWSRDDKGGFRIVASQFKPEELGLAADYLDQVSDAASAMVEKWRKAWEAGRLDEYIEYYADDAIQQGRWGAKNIQKQKELLWQRVQPTLVQITGLRLVADKQGLRADMNQVYADSSGHTDRGTKTLLLRFDGKGWRIAREDWAPLGAPVAPIGEAGQ comes from the coding sequence TTGCGCGTTAAGGTCCCCACCGACCCGCGCGCCTTGCCCCAGGTGGCATTGTCGCAATGCTTGATGGGTTCTGCGGCCAGTTCCATTGTCAGGCCCATGGTCAGTTGTCTGGCCAATTGCCTTGTCAGATGCATGGCCCTGGGGCTGCTGATGGCCTTTGGCATTGGTTGTCCCCTCGCCGCTCCACATCTGGCGCAGGCCGAAGAATGGCAAGCCTCTCTGTACAATGAGGGGCTTCCTACGCATTTGGTGGCTGTGGACAAAAAGCGCCAGACCTTCATGTTTTTTGAGAAAAAAAGCCCCCTCAAGCTCAAATACACCTTTCCCTGCACCACAGGCCAGTTGCCCGGCGACAAGCAGGCGCTCAACGATCTGCGTACGCCCGAAGGCATCTACTTTGTGGAATATAAAATTGCCAGCGGGCTGGATTTCAAGGAATACGGCGGTATTGCCTATACCCTGAACTATCCCAACCCCGTGGATCGTCTGCGCGGCAAAACCGGCCACGGTATCTGGATTCACAGCAAGGGTTTTGGCATTGAACCGCTTTCCACACGTGGCTGCGTAGCCATCGGGCTTAAGGAAATCGACGAGGTCGGGCCGCAGCTGACGCCTGGCACGGCAGTGGTTCTGGCCGAAAAGATGGACGAGACCGCCCAGCCCCGGCCCGATAGCAGCACCGCCAACGAATTGCGCCGCCTGATGCAGAACTGGAGCAACGCCTGGGCCTCCCGTTCGGTCAAGATGTTTGATTACTATAATCCCGATGCCTATTCCAAGGCCATGACGGAAAATTTCACGGCCTTCCGGCAGAACAAGGAGCGTCTGTTCAAGTCGCTTCGGTTTATCAAGATTTTCAATCGCAAGATCAACGTGCTGGAAGGGCCGGGGTATTGGGTAACCTGGTCAGAGCAGCTCTATACGGCATCCAATCTTTCCACAGAGGGTGTGCGCCGCTTGTACTGGCAGCGCGGCAACGACCAGAAGTTCCGCATTGTTGGTATGGAATGGACACCACGCGATCTGGGTATGCGCGCCGATTTTCAGAAGGGCCAGCTTGTGGCCGAAGCGCCCTTGCAGCAGGTCAGCGATGCTTCCTCCGAAGCTCCGCAGCGCCCCCGGCTGGATATGCCCGAAGCAGCGCCTGAAAAGGCGGAGGCAACGACCCTTGCCGCGCCGCAACCCTCGCAGGACAAAACCGTTACCGCCAAGGCTGGTCAGGGCGACAAGCTCATGGCGGCCAATGATCCGTTGGTGCCCCGCCGCAGCAATGCGACACCTCCGGCAGAAGTAAACTGGGGTGCGCGCCCCGCAATGGAAGAAGCGGCCCGCAGCGAGGCGGAATCCGCCCCCAAGGGCGCACCTGCCAAGCCTGCCGATCAGGCGGCAAAACCCGCCGTGGTCCAGCAGGCTGTTAACTTGCCTGCACCAACGTCTGTTCAGGCTCCCATAGCAGCACCGGCACAAGCCAACGCTCCCGTGGCAGCGGCAGCGCAGCAGCTGACCCTTACGCCGGAAGTTCGCGCCGCACTGGAAAAGGCCGTGCAGGCCTGGAATGCGGATTTTGCCGCGCGTTCGACCAACATCGCCTCCCTTTACGATCAGGCCAAGTACAACCGCGAAGCCGGAACCCCTCGGGGATATTCCTACAATTCGACCATGCGCGAATTTGATCGCCGCTTTGCCGTGCCGTGGCTGCGCCTCATAAGCCGCAAGCCCAAGTTCGAGATCCAGGGTTCACTGGCGGTGAGTCATTGCGAGCAGCTTGTGGTGGCCCCCAACGGTATGGAGCAGGGCGTGCGTTCCTTCTGGTGGAGCCGGGACGACAAGGGCGGTTTCCGCATTGTTGCCTCGCAGTTCAAGCCAGAAGAACTTGGCCTTGCTGCGGATTATCTGGATCAGGTCAGCGACGCCGCCAGCGCTATGGTTGAAAAATGGCGCAAAGCCTGGGAAGCTGGACGTCTGGACGAATACATTGAATACTATGCGGACGATGCCATCCAGCAGGGGCGCTGGGGCGCAAAGAATATTCAGAAGCAGAAGGAACTGCTCTGGCAGCGCGTGCAGCCCACCTTGGTTCAGATCACGGGCCTGCGGCTGGTGGCTGACAAGCAGGGCCTGCGCGCCGACATGAATCAGGTCTACGCCGACAGCTCCGGTCACACTGACCGGGGCACCAAGACCCTTTTGCTGCGCTTTGACGGCAAGGGCTGGCGTATCGCCCGCGAGGACTGGGCACCTCTTGGCGCTCCCGTTGCTCCCATCGGAGAGGCAGGTCAATAG
- a CDS encoding glycosyltransferase family 10 domain-containing protein codes for MAESSTLLCYFATIHAAWPWMRQTEDGNGALGRAQFVLPPPASHAPTSLPSPLGTASAWLVVFDEAPVGFSTTVPRERRILFVTEPPEIKKYPRSYLGQFGTVVSPYDLRGVERRSMVISNPCLSWHYGVERSSGKNISKFSSLNELRTFPMPEKTGLISVVCSTKTATSAQRARLALVRMLKERLGDALHVYGREFNPVDDKMSAIAPYKYHVVLENNYLDNFWTEKLSDAWLGWALPLYLGAPNLGSVCPAPGFVPLPLGDLEACAQSILSAIKSRLWEARQAELALCRNWMLETTNVFAHAARMMETAPDYCRRLPALGRSEPIFGAGRNDVAALYRLVRGQGK; via the coding sequence GTGGCTGAAAGTTCCACCCTGTTGTGCTATTTTGCCACCATCCACGCGGCCTGGCCCTGGATGCGGCAGACAGAAGACGGCAACGGCGCTCTGGGCCGTGCGCAATTTGTGCTGCCCCCGCCAGCCTCCCATGCCCCCACATCGCTCCCCTCCCCTCTGGGAACTGCCAGCGCATGGCTTGTGGTTTTTGACGAAGCCCCTGTGGGGTTCAGCACCACAGTGCCCCGTGAACGGCGCATCCTCTTTGTCACCGAACCGCCGGAAATCAAAAAATATCCCCGTTCCTACCTCGGTCAGTTCGGCACGGTGGTGTCGCCTTATGACTTGCGTGGTGTCGAGCGACGCAGCATGGTCATCAGCAACCCCTGTCTGAGCTGGCACTACGGCGTCGAACGTTCATCAGGAAAAAATATAAGTAAATTCAGCAGTCTTAATGAATTGCGCACATTTCCTATGCCAGAAAAAACAGGCTTGATTTCCGTAGTCTGTTCCACCAAGACGGCAACGTCGGCACAGCGCGCACGACTTGCACTGGTACGTATGCTCAAAGAGAGGCTGGGGGACGCGCTGCATGTGTACGGGCGCGAATTCAATCCCGTGGATGACAAAATGTCGGCCATTGCGCCCTACAAGTATCATGTGGTGCTTGAAAACAACTACCTCGACAACTTCTGGACAGAAAAACTGTCCGATGCCTGGCTCGGCTGGGCGCTGCCGCTCTATCTTGGAGCACCCAATCTTGGCTCTGTTTGCCCCGCACCCGGATTTGTGCCCTTGCCGCTCGGCGATCTGGAAGCCTGCGCGCAGAGCATCCTGTCTGCAATCAAGAGCCGTTTGTGGGAGGCCCGGCAAGCAGAGCTGGCTCTGTGCCGCAACTGGATGCTGGAAACCACCAATGTTTTTGCCCACGCTGCCCGGATGATGGAAACAGCGCCGGATTATTGCCGCAGGCTGCCTGCGCTAGGCAGATCGGAGCCCATATTTGGCGCGGGGCGCAATGATGTGGCCGCCTTGTACAGGCTGGTGAGGGGGCAAGGCAAGTGA